DNA sequence from the Acidobacteriota bacterium genome:
CGCCCGAAGGGGTGGAGCTCGGTCACGCTCGAGCCCTCGCCCAGACCGAGTTCGACGCGGCCGTTGGAGACCAGGTCGAGGGTGGAGACGCGCTCGGCCACCCGTGCCGGGTGGTTCGTCGTCAACTGGACGATGCCGTGGCCGAGACGGATGTTCTTCGTTCGTTGCGACGCCGCCGCCAGAAAGACCTCGGGCGCCGAGCTGTGCGAGTACTCCTCCAGGAAGTGGTGTTCCACCTCCCAGGCGTAGTCGTAGCCGAGACGGTCGGCGAGTTCGATCTGTTCCAGCGAGTTCTGGACCAGCCGATGCTCCGAGTCGGGCCCCCAGGGCTTGGGTAGCTGATGCTCGTAGAAGATGCCGAATTTCATAGGCAGCCGACAGTAGCACTGCCGCACGGGCTGCTAGGGTCGCGCGGCGGAGGTACCGGGCAATGGCAGCGATGACAGCGGACGAGATCCGGGCGGCGTGTGGAGAACTGACGGGTTGGGAGGCGGATGTGGAAGCGCCTTCCATCGCGCGGGAGTACCAGTTCCCGACTTTCCCGGCGGCGGTGCGTTTCGTCGACTTCGTGGCTGAGCTGGCCGAAGCGGCGGACCACCATCCGGACATCGATGTTCGCTACAACCGGGTTCGCCTGACCCTCAGTACTCATTCCGCGGGTGGTGTGACGGAGAAGGACTTCGCGCTGGCCCGGGCGATCGACCACTGTTGAGCCCCGCAAGCGGCCGCCGATGACCCAGCCCCTCCAGGCGGCGAAGCCGCTGCCCGCGTCCGAGGCGCCGTACTACCTGCCGGTCGCCAACGAGGTCGAGCTGTTCCTCGCCGCGTACCGGGCGCGCATGCCGGTGCTGCTCAAGGGGCCGACGGGTTGCGGCAAGACGCGGTTTCTGGAGCACATGACGCATCGGCTGTATCGGGGAGGCGATGCGGGTGCGCGGACGGGGATCGAGACGCCTCTCGTCACGGTCGCCTGCCACGAGGATCTGACCGCGACCGACCTGGTCGGCCGCTACCTGCTCGAAGGCGATGACACGGTGTGGATGGACGGTCCGCTGACGCGGGCCGTGCGCGACGGGTCGATCTGCTATCTGGACGAGATCGTCGAAGCGCGCAAGGACACAACGGTGCTGATCCACGCGCTGACCGACCATCGCCGCATCCTTCCGATCGAGAAGCGGGGCGAGATCCTGCCGGCGCACCCGGACTTCCTGCTCGTCCTGTCGTACAACCCGGGCTACCAGAGCGTGGCCAAGGACCTGAAGCCGAGCACCCGCCAGCGCTTCGTGGCGCTCGAGTTCGACTATCCTCCGCCCGAGGTTGAAGCAGAGATCATCGCGCACGAAGCGGGCATCGACCTGACCCTTGGGCGGGACCTCGCCGAACTCGGCAAGCGCATCCGCAACCTCCACCACCGCGGTTTCGACGAAGGGGTTAGCACCCGCCTCCTCATCTACACGGCGCAGTTGATCGCCGGCGGCATCGGCGTTCGCGAGGCCTGCGTCGCCGCGATCTGTCGGGCGATCACCGACGACGACGAGGTCCAGCGCGCGGTGACCGAGGTCGCAACGACGCTGCTGCCTTGAGCCGTTCAGTCGTCGATGGCCCGCGTTGAGCAAGGTGGCGTCGACGCTGCTGCCTTGAGCGCGGTCGAACTCGACGACGTCGGGCGCGTCCTCGAGATCTACGTCGAGGCGATGCTGGCGCGGCCGGCCGACGTCCGGCCGCTGGCCGATCTGCAAGCCGGGGACAGGTCGCGTGCGGGGCATCTCGACCTCGAAGGCGCGGCGGCCGCGGGCCGGCCGACGACCGACGGCGCCGCCTTCTACCTGCCAGAGCGGATCGACCGGTTACCGGACAGCTACGGCAACTTCATGGTCTACCGGATGGCCGTGCTGCACCAGTTGGGCGGTGTGCTGTTCGGCACGTACCGGCGGGGTCCGATCCGGTTCGCCGACTTCTTCGCCGGGTTCGATGAGCCGGGCCTTGCCCGGGCGCTGTTTGCACGGCTCGAGGGTGCGCGCATCGACGCTGCTCTCGCGCGCGTCTTCCGGGGGGTGCGCCGCGATCTGCTGCGGCTGATCGACGACGCGCTCGATTCGTCGCTGAGCCCGGCATCAAGGCCAGCGGCGCGCCGGCAACCGCGGGAAGCGGCCCTGTTCGACCTGGCGCGGGCGCTCCTGCTGGCGCAGCGGTCCCAACTGCCGGTGAGCGCGCCTAGTGCCGATTCGGCAGGCCGGA
Encoded proteins:
- a CDS encoding 4a-hydroxytetrahydrobiopterin dehydratase, whose protein sequence is MAAMTADEIRAACGELTGWEADVEAPSIAREYQFPTFPAAVRFVDFVAELAEAADHHPDIDVRYNRVRLTLSTHSAGGVTEKDFALARAIDHC
- a CDS encoding CbbQ/NirQ/NorQ/GpvN family protein; the protein is MTQPLQAAKPLPASEAPYYLPVANEVELFLAAYRARMPVLLKGPTGCGKTRFLEHMTHRLYRGGDAGARTGIETPLVTVACHEDLTATDLVGRYLLEGDDTVWMDGPLTRAVRDGSICYLDEIVEARKDTTVLIHALTDHRRILPIEKRGEILPAHPDFLLVLSYNPGYQSVAKDLKPSTRQRFVALEFDYPPPEVEAEIIAHEAGIDLTLGRDLAELGKRIRNLHHRGFDEGVSTRLLIYTAQLIAGGIGVREACVAAICRAITDDDEVQRAVTEVATTLLP